One Numenius arquata chromosome 10, bNumArq3.hap1.1, whole genome shotgun sequence DNA segment encodes these proteins:
- the GTF2E2 gene encoding transcription initiation factor IIE subunit beta isoform X2, protein MDPSLLRERELFKKRALSTPAVEKRPAPSSDSSSAKKKKAKVEQGGSSSSKQNTDHSNGSFNLKALSGGSGYKFGVLAKIVNYMKTRHQRGDTHPLTLEEILDETQHLDIGLKQKQWLMSEALVNNPKIEVVDGKYAFKPKYNLKDKKALLRLLDKHDQRGLGGILLEDIEEGLPNAQKAIKGTRSSLLIALTRRKFFSTMTRAVSLLWMKNFRSCGGAFPWILWMRRKLKSI, encoded by the exons ATGGATCCAAGTTTATTGAGAGAGCGAGAGCTATTCAAAAAGCGTGCCCTCTCCACACCAGCAGTAGAAAAACGTCCAGCGCCATCTTCTGACTCCTCCtctgcaaaaaagaagaaagcaaaggtaGAACAAGGTGGCTCCTCAagctcaaaacaaaacacag ATCACAGCAATGGATCATTTAACTTGAAAGCCCTTTCAGGAGGCTCTGGCTACAAGTTTGGAGTCCTTGCTAAAATAGTGAATTATATGAAG ACTCGGCACCAGCGTGGTGATACACATCCATTAACCCTAGAAGAGATTTTGGATGAAACACAGCATTTAGATATTGGACTCAAACAGAAACAATGGTTAATGAGCGAG GCTCTAGTCAACAATCCGAAAATAGAAGTTGTAGATGGGAAGTATGCTTTCAAACCCAAGTACAACTTGAAAGATAAAAAGGCTCTGCTCAGGCTCTTGGACAAGCATGACCAGCGAGGTCTGGGAGGAATCCTTTTAGAAGACATTGAGGAAGGGCTGCCCAATGCACAGAAAGCTATAAAG GGGACCAGATCATCTTTGTTAATCGCCCTGacaagaagaaaattcttttctaCAATGACAAGAGCTGTCAGTTTACTGTGGATGAAG
- the SMIM18 gene encoding small integral membrane protein 18, with translation MATLNTTHWNETTSISQYLGFQVQKIYPFHDNWNTACFIILIIFIFTVVSLVVLAFLYELLDCCCCVKNKTVKDLENEPNPVRAMLNSFRKHETEVV, from the coding sequence ATGGCAACCCTCAACACCACCCACTGGAATGAGACTACATCCATTTCCCAGTATCTGGGCTTTCAAGTGCAAAAAATTTACCCTTTCCATGATAACTGGAACACTGCCTGCTTTATTATTCTGATCATATTCATATTTACTGTAGTTTCTCTGGTGGTGTTGGCTTTCCTCTATGAACTGCtagactgctgctgctgtgtgaaaaataaaactgtgaaaGACTTGGAGAATGAACCCAATCCTGTTAGAGCAATGCTGAACAGCTTCAGAAAGCATGAAACAGAGGTGGTGTAG